The sequence AACACCGGCATTTCCTGTCGTTCGCGGGCGCTTAACGCAAATTAATGCGCAGCCTGTCAACGAAGTAGTCAGCCAAGAAAACCAAGACCACGAGAGCATCCGCCGTGAATTAAACCTCACATGGGCAACCGAACTACCGGCTGACAATCGTATTACACAAGGCAGCTGGTGGCATAAAGATGAAGCGCAGCCCCTCGTCTCAGTCGAAGCAGACATTGCCAAAGATTTAAATATTCGTATTGGCGACCAATTGACATTTGTCACAGGCGCCAAAACTTGGCAGGCACAGGTCAGTAGCTTACGTGAAGTCGATTGGGGTAATTTCAAACCTAATTTTTATATGATTTTCACACCAGCCACGCTAGATGGATTGCCGAGCACATGGCTGCATAGTTTCTATCTACCAAAAACAGAAAAACATCAGTTAGTTGACTTAGTAAGGCTATTTCCTGCCGTTAGCGTGATTGAACTCGACATCGTTTTAGCACAAGCGCGTCATATCATTAACCAAGTGACACTCGTGCTACAAGCCTTGTTGTTATTTGTTTTGCTCGCGGCCTTTTCTGTTACCTTATCAGAGCTAAAATCCAGTCTCAGCCAACGTATCCGCGAAGGCGCGATCATCCGCACACTCGGTGCGGGCAGCCACCAAATCCGACTGGCACAATGGACTGAATTTGCCGCCATTGGTGTGTTCTCAGGGATGGTTGGTATGCTCGGCACTGACATTATTAACCGATTAATTTACAAACGATTATTTGACATTACCTATGAATCTAGCTTGCTTATGTGGATTACCGTGATTACACTATCAGCGCTAATCATTGGTTTATTGGGCGTTTACAACAGCCGCGAGGTGATACGCAATTCGCCTATCACCAGTTTGCGCGACAATTAAAAACCGCCCATCACCCCAAGCAATTTCATCGCACTAACTAAATAGCCCCCTATCGCCTAGGTAGCATGCGCCGCAGGTTGCCATAGATTCGCCATGGATTTTCAATGGATTTGCCATAGATTCGGGGGGATAGATTCGGGGCAGCGCGTCACTTAATGTGAACAGCCACCCGCCGAATGAACGTGACCGTGGGCAATTTCCGTTTCAGTCGCTTCGCGAACAGATAACACGTCAACATCAAAATGTAATACTTGGCCTGCCAGCGGATGATTCGTATCAATGGTGACAGTTTCGTCATTGACTTCGATGACGGTCACGACCTCGACTTGTCCGCTGTCAGATTGCGCTTGAAACTGCATGCCCACAGCGATTTCATCAACATCGACGAATGCTTCTCTTGGGACGGATTGCTTTAATGCGTCATTGACGACACCGTAAGCGTCTTCTGGTTCGACGCGGACTTGGACTGTTTCACCTGCCGCCTTTCCAGTTAAGGCATTTTCTAAACCAGGGATAATATTATTTGCCCCATGCAAATATTCCAACGGCGCATCAGGTCGTGATGCCTCAATGGCATTTCCTGCTTCGTCTGCTAATTGATAGCCAATACTGACAACACAATTTTCGCTGATTTTCATCTTCACTCCCCTGCCAATACTGGCTTTACTTCGTGGCTTTAGTTTAATAGTTTTATTTTCGATTATTGATTGGCTAATCCGCGAGTTATCCGATTAACTTAACGGCTACGACTGATGCTGTTCAAACCACTGTTGGTGCAAAGCCAATTCGCTCGCATCAACAGGCACTGGATGAATCGATATCGACTCGAGATGCTGCCCTTCTGCATTGCTTGATTGTGCTTTATCCTGCCTATCAAATGACAGCCCCAACCCCGACTGTCCGCCTGTCATCATCAAATAGACCTGCGCTAAAATTTCAGCATCTAGCAACGCACCGTGCAAATCTCGGTTAAATTGCGTAATCCCATAGCGCTTGACCAATGCATCCAAGCTCGCCCGCGCGCCTGGGTATTTTTTTCGCGCCATGGCTAGCGTATCGGTGACCTCGCACAGCGTTTCAATGGTTTGGTCACGAC comes from Ostreibacterium oceani and encodes:
- a CDS encoding FKBP-type peptidyl-prolyl cis-trans isomerase, whose product is MKISENCVVSIGYQLADEAGNAIEASRPDAPLEYLHGANNIIPGLENALTGKAAGETVQVRVEPEDAYGVVNDALKQSVPREAFVDVDEIAVGMQFQAQSDSGQVEVVTVIEVNDETVTIDTNHPLAGQVLHFDVDVLSVREATETEIAHGHVHSAGGCSH
- the dnaQ gene encoding DNA polymerase III subunit epsilon, whose product is MRRIFLDTETTGLPAEAGHRIIEIGAVEMHDRELTGNYYHQYINPEREVDEGAFGVHGIGDAFLLDKPVMAQIADEFLDFVEGAELIIHNAPFDVGFLNHELRLLGRDQTIETLCEVTDTLAMARKKYPGARASLDALVKRYGITQFNRDLHGALLDAEILAQVYLMMTGGQSGLGLSFDRQDKAQSSNAEGQHLESISIHPVPVDASELALHQQWFEQHQS